One part of the Terrimicrobium sacchariphilum genome encodes these proteins:
- the rph gene encoding ribonuclease PH, with protein sequence MPSRDNRSPSELRKIALEPGIAPNAQGSVLCSFGSTRVICAASIEDTVPRWMKEQGVQGGWLTAEYSMLPYSTLSRKTRDATRGKIDGRSTEIQRLIGRSLRAAVDLSAIGSRTIWIDCDVLQADGGTRTASITGACVAVELALRALVNQGKLSRLPMKRRVAAVSVGIVDGEPRLDLDYLEDRDASVDMNLVMTDKSEYVEVQGSGEEAVFTDAELTAMLDLGRQGIQSLLSIQNQLLSA encoded by the coding sequence ATGCCGTCCCGAGATAACAGATCACCCTCTGAGTTGCGGAAAATTGCCCTGGAACCGGGTATCGCTCCGAACGCTCAGGGAAGCGTATTGTGCAGTTTTGGCAGTACACGGGTGATTTGCGCCGCATCGATCGAGGATACCGTGCCCCGCTGGATGAAAGAGCAGGGGGTGCAGGGTGGCTGGTTGACGGCCGAGTACTCGATGCTGCCGTACTCTACGCTGTCTCGCAAGACGCGCGATGCGACCCGCGGCAAGATCGATGGGCGATCGACGGAGATCCAGCGCTTGATCGGGCGTTCTCTTCGCGCGGCGGTCGATCTGAGTGCAATAGGCTCGCGGACTATCTGGATCGATTGTGATGTTTTGCAAGCGGATGGCGGTACCCGCACCGCATCGATAACCGGTGCCTGTGTGGCGGTGGAGCTTGCCCTGCGCGCTTTGGTCAATCAAGGGAAGCTTTCCCGACTGCCAATGAAGCGCCGCGTAGCAGCAGTCAGCGTGGGCATCGTGGACGGAGAACCGCGTCTGGATCTGGACTATCTCGAAGACAGGGACGCCTCTGTTGATATGAATCTGGTCATGACTGACAAATCCGAATATGTCGAAGTGCAGGGTTCAGGCGAGGAAGCGGTCTTTACGGACGCCGAGCTTACCGCCATGCTCGACCTCGGACGCCAAGGCATCCAATCCCTCCTCTCCATCCAAAATCAGTTACTCTCCGCATGA
- the gmd gene encoding GDP-mannose 4,6-dehydratase, with protein sequence MKKALITGITGQDGSYLADLLLSKGYEVHGIIRRASTFNTSRIDHLYQDPHVNGVKLFLHYGDLADSVQLVKLIYNLKPDEIYHLGAQSHVRVSFDIPEYTADVTGVASIRILEAMREAGVNSRFYQASSSEMYGKVQAVPQTETTPFWPRSPYGAAKVFAYWATVNYRESYNMFATNGILFNHESPRRGETFVTRKISRAVAAIKLGLQKELFLGNIDAKRDWGYAPEYVEAMWLMLQQDQPDDYVVATGETHTVREFLEHAFNHVNLDWKEFVKHDERYERPAEVDLLVGDPAKAKRQLGWEPKVKFAELVKIMVDADLELLKKRA encoded by the coding sequence ATGAAAAAAGCGCTCATCACCGGCATCACCGGGCAGGACGGCTCCTATCTGGCCGATCTGCTTCTCTCCAAGGGTTACGAGGTTCACGGCATCATTCGCCGTGCGAGTACATTTAACACGTCCCGCATCGATCACCTCTATCAGGATCCCCACGTTAATGGCGTGAAGCTCTTCCTGCATTACGGTGATCTTGCGGATTCGGTGCAGCTCGTGAAGCTGATCTACAACCTCAAACCGGATGAGATTTATCACCTCGGCGCGCAGAGCCACGTCCGTGTGAGCTTTGATATCCCGGAGTATACCGCAGATGTTACCGGCGTCGCCTCGATCCGCATCCTCGAGGCCATGCGCGAGGCGGGTGTGAATTCCCGCTTTTATCAGGCCTCCAGCAGCGAAATGTACGGCAAGGTTCAGGCAGTGCCGCAGACTGAGACGACTCCGTTCTGGCCTCGTAGCCCGTACGGTGCCGCCAAGGTTTTCGCATACTGGGCGACCGTGAACTACCGCGAGAGCTACAACATGTTTGCTACGAACGGTATCCTGTTCAACCACGAGAGCCCGCGTCGTGGCGAGACCTTCGTGACCCGCAAGATTTCCCGTGCCGTCGCCGCTATCAAGCTCGGTCTGCAGAAGGAACTCTTCCTCGGCAACATCGATGCCAAGCGGGACTGGGGCTATGCACCGGAGTACGTCGAGGCCATGTGGCTCATGCTACAGCAGGATCAGCCCGACGATTACGTGGTGGCTACCGGCGAGACCCACACCGTTCGCGAATTCCTCGAGCACGCCTTCAATCATGTCAATCTTGACTGGAAGGAGTTTGTGAAACACGACGAACGCTACGAGCGCCCGGCAGAGGTGGACCTCCTGGTGGGTGATCCGGCCAAGGCCAAGCGTCAGCTCGGCTGGGAGCCGAAGGTGAAATTCGCCGAACTCGTAAAAATCATGGTCGACGCCGACCTCGAGCTCTTGAAAAAACGGGCTTGA
- the rpmB gene encoding 50S ribosomal protein L28: MARKCEITGASPKRGGKIHRRGLAKKKGGIGMHVTKVVPRWHLPNLKTKRVWVPELKKFVTVKATARAHKTISKNGAYKTLRKAGAVK; this comes from the coding sequence ATGGCTAGAAAGTGTGAAATTACAGGAGCCAGCCCGAAACGCGGTGGCAAGATCCACCGCCGAGGCCTCGCCAAGAAAAAAGGCGGCATTGGCATGCACGTGACCAAGGTGGTGCCTCGCTGGCATCTGCCCAACCTCAAAACCAAGCGCGTCTGGGTTCCGGAACTCAAGAAGTTCGTAACCGTCAAGGCCACGGCTCGCGCCCACAAGACGATCTCGAAGAACGGCGCTTACAAGACGCTCCGCAAGGCGGGCGCAGTCAAGTAG
- the xerA gene encoding site-specific tyrosine recombinase/integron integrase produces the protein MAEQFFKYLEAEKNASPHTLTAYRQAMQGFQKFRPNTYWKAAKAQDFREYMLFLMKAGKARASVRAQFSALRSLYQFLRMRGLVTTDPLSEISMPKVEKSLPQFFTNSQVETLLQKPVEEEKTKQAPPWMLARDKAIFELFYSTGIRLSELVSLDVRDLDPYSETIRVIGKGSKERICPVGSFALEAISHYRSQANVHAGPLFINKSRRRLTGRSVWLAMKKHLRAAGLPETMSPHKLRHTFATHLLDNGADLRSVQSLLGHASLSTTQIYTHVTADRLKRAYENAHPRA, from the coding sequence TTGGCTGAGCAGTTTTTCAAGTATCTGGAGGCAGAGAAGAATGCCTCACCACATACTCTGACGGCCTACCGTCAGGCGATGCAGGGCTTTCAGAAGTTCCGTCCCAATACGTACTGGAAAGCCGCCAAGGCCCAGGATTTCCGGGAGTACATGCTCTTCCTGATGAAAGCCGGGAAAGCCCGGGCGTCGGTACGCGCTCAATTCTCCGCCCTGCGCAGCCTGTATCAGTTTCTCCGCATGCGCGGCCTCGTCACCACTGATCCGCTCAGTGAAATCAGCATGCCAAAGGTCGAAAAAAGCCTGCCGCAATTTTTCACCAACTCACAGGTGGAAACCCTACTGCAAAAGCCCGTCGAGGAAGAGAAAACCAAGCAGGCTCCGCCATGGATGCTCGCCAGGGATAAAGCAATCTTCGAGCTCTTTTACTCCACAGGCATCCGCCTTTCCGAACTCGTCTCCCTCGACGTCCGCGATTTGGACCCGTACTCAGAAACAATCCGGGTCATCGGGAAGGGTTCGAAGGAACGCATCTGCCCGGTCGGCTCCTTTGCACTCGAGGCCATCTCGCATTATCGCAGCCAGGCCAATGTTCATGCAGGCCCGCTCTTCATCAACAAATCCCGCCGTAGGCTCACGGGCCGTTCGGTTTGGCTGGCGATGAAAAAGCACCTGCGCGCGGCCGGACTGCCCGAAACCATGAGCCCGCATAAACTGCGGCACACTTTTGCCACTCACCTGCTGGACAACGGAGCGGATCTCCGGAGCGTCCAGTCTTTGCTCGGCCACGCCAGTCTCTCCACGACGCAGATCTATACTCATGTCACAGCCGATCGCCTGAAGCGCGCCTATGAAAATGCCCATCCACGGGCGTAA
- a CDS encoding DUF4912 domain-containing protein, giving the protein MSKNEKGGADEVKGFQLRETPIIESPVGSSPVPQPMAERETDALDQLGDLPHSYGSDTIFLVAQEPKWLFTYWDIDISRHPGGQAQLRVYRGESELESEINVPFETRNWYIPVKEAGASYTVEIGYYRGQAWHTISRSVTVQTPSDKVSDSESFDYASIPLHLSFQKLTDSIETAIRSGESLIEAISRLQREGHIASHVTPSSFAELVSVQRALLESLIGAPLLEELTSGGLSSAEIDSRIRTYLEERLSSAGASEWFSSELLHSAGLSGLGLSSALSSGEVGSSWNIGALSSWASGALTSWISAAGAGASWTSQSSWNLVATTSWAVESLGSWSQAAVSSWGAAAVTSWLHALQSSWFQAAQTSWIQAGQTSWSQAAQSSWLQKAETSWLQAAQASWSQAAQSSWAAGALSSWNQAALSSWTTAATSSWGGASETLSSPGFGNRGFFMHVNAEVIFYGGTDPRATVTIDGKRIALNPDGTFRYHFVFPDGKYEIPIVATSPDGVETRSAILRFERDTQKYGEVTDTAQPPLPSPIGPVS; this is encoded by the coding sequence ATGAGCAAGAATGAAAAAGGTGGGGCTGACGAGGTCAAAGGGTTTCAGTTGCGCGAAACTCCGATCATCGAGAGTCCCGTAGGATCATCCCCGGTGCCTCAACCTATGGCGGAGCGCGAAACCGATGCCCTTGATCAACTCGGAGATCTGCCTCACTCGTATGGTTCCGACACGATCTTTCTGGTCGCCCAGGAACCCAAGTGGCTTTTTACCTATTGGGATATCGACATCTCAAGGCATCCCGGAGGACAGGCACAACTGCGGGTCTATCGGGGAGAATCGGAATTGGAATCCGAGATCAACGTCCCTTTTGAAACTCGCAACTGGTATATTCCAGTCAAGGAAGCCGGAGCGAGCTATACGGTCGAAATCGGGTACTACAGAGGCCAGGCCTGGCATACGATCTCCCGGTCCGTCACGGTTCAGACGCCTTCAGACAAGGTTTCGGACTCTGAGAGTTTCGACTACGCCAGCATCCCGCTACACCTGAGTTTCCAAAAACTGACGGATAGCATCGAAACGGCCATCCGCTCCGGCGAATCCCTTATCGAAGCGATTTCTCGTCTTCAACGCGAAGGTCACATCGCCTCGCATGTCACGCCTTCGAGCTTTGCAGAGCTGGTCAGCGTCCAGCGTGCCTTGCTTGAGTCGCTGATCGGTGCACCCCTGCTGGAGGAACTGACCAGTGGAGGTCTTTCATCCGCAGAGATCGACTCTCGCATTCGCACCTATCTTGAGGAACGTCTTAGCAGCGCAGGAGCCAGCGAATGGTTCAGCAGCGAGCTTTTACATTCCGCAGGATTGAGCGGCCTCGGGCTGTCGAGCGCACTCTCATCGGGTGAGGTCGGGTCAAGCTGGAATATTGGAGCACTCTCCAGTTGGGCGTCCGGGGCACTGACGAGCTGGATTTCTGCCGCTGGCGCCGGCGCCAGCTGGACATCACAGTCCAGTTGGAATCTCGTTGCGACGACCAGCTGGGCCGTGGAATCTCTCGGCAGTTGGTCCCAGGCAGCTGTCTCAAGCTGGGGGGCTGCCGCCGTCACGAGCTGGCTGCATGCCTTGCAGTCCAGTTGGTTCCAGGCCGCACAAACAAGCTGGATCCAGGCTGGTCAGACGAGTTGGTCACAGGCAGCCCAGTCGAGCTGGCTGCAAAAGGCCGAGACAAGCTGGCTGCAAGCCGCTCAAGCCAGTTGGTCACAGGCTGCACAATCGAGTTGGGCGGCAGGTGCATTGTCCAGTTGGAATCAGGCGGCCCTGTCGAGTTGGACCACTGCAGCAACATCGAGCTGGGGCGGAGCGTCTGAGACCTTGAGTTCGCCCGGCTTCGGAAATCGCGGATTCTTCATGCACGTCAACGCAGAGGTCATCTTCTACGGAGGCACTGACCCTCGCGCCACCGTGACGATCGATGGAAAGCGGATCGCATTGAATCCTGACGGCACGTTCCGGTATCACTTCGTCTTTCCCGACGGCAAATACGAGATTCCCATCGTGGCAACCTCTCCCGATGGCGTAGAGACACGCTCGGCGATCCTGCGCTTCGAACGAGACACCCAGAAATACGGCGAGGTCACCGACACGGCTCAGCCTCCGCTCCCCTCGCCTATCGGACCCGTATCCTGA
- a CDS encoding trypsin-like peptidase domain-containing protein, producing MNTLPAQDSAVSDSLAKSLNGAFSSVYEKVAPSVVIIEVGKAPGRQLSGLPEGLQFFWQGPAPKSLESEQGSGIIISSQGHILTNFHVVDEAVAGQIKVSLKDGRKLDAEIVGIDPSTDLAVLKIDGQGLPAADLGDSDTVKVGQFAFALGAPFDLPYTFTVGIVSAKGRGDLETGSGSIAEYIQTDASINPGNSGGPLCDIDGKVIGINTMIAGMNRGLGFALPINTAKDVASQLISTGKVARSWLGIVITGVDEDDRAKAYFPNLSGVLVDEIGPNTPAYGSDLRAGDVITKVDGVPVAKARELRREILNKKVGQEVKLDLVRGGQEMVVAVKTGEQPSRMIQASNRISPQITVLPDPVPPGIPPSVLNPQPDEQTPVRPPAPRKKEIKPQPENLHGMVLSDAGGRMGRSGGALVKDVVEDSSAATAGLLSGDIITEAAGKPVHGAGELSSILSQADMSRGVMMMVERRNQQTFVILKP from the coding sequence ATGAATACGTTGCCCGCCCAGGACTCGGCGGTATCCGATTCGCTGGCAAAGTCTCTTAATGGTGCCTTTTCCAGCGTTTATGAGAAAGTCGCTCCCTCGGTTGTGATTATCGAGGTGGGCAAGGCTCCCGGAAGGCAGCTAAGTGGGCTACCTGAGGGGCTGCAGTTCTTCTGGCAGGGACCCGCTCCGAAGAGTCTCGAATCCGAGCAAGGATCGGGAATCATCATCAGCTCGCAGGGCCATATTTTGACGAACTTCCATGTGGTTGATGAGGCCGTGGCAGGTCAGATCAAGGTGAGCCTGAAGGATGGCCGCAAGCTGGACGCCGAGATCGTCGGGATCGATCCAAGCACCGACCTGGCGGTGCTCAAGATTGATGGGCAGGGTCTTCCGGCGGCGGATCTGGGGGACAGTGATACGGTGAAGGTGGGGCAGTTTGCCTTTGCCCTCGGGGCGCCTTTTGATCTGCCCTACACGTTTACGGTCGGCATCGTCAGCGCCAAGGGTCGGGGTGATCTGGAAACCGGCAGCGGGAGCATCGCCGAGTACATCCAGACGGATGCATCGATCAACCCGGGTAACAGTGGAGGTCCGCTCTGCGACATCGATGGAAAGGTGATCGGCATCAACACGATGATCGCGGGCATGAATCGCGGTCTGGGCTTCGCCCTGCCCATCAATACGGCCAAGGACGTGGCCAGCCAGCTGATCTCGACCGGAAAGGTTGCCCGCTCCTGGCTGGGGATCGTGATTACCGGGGTGGATGAGGATGATCGCGCCAAGGCATATTTTCCGAACCTGAGCGGTGTCCTGGTCGATGAGATCGGGCCGAATACGCCGGCCTATGGCAGCGATCTGCGCGCGGGAGATGTCATTACCAAGGTTGACGGGGTGCCTGTGGCGAAGGCTCGGGAATTGAGGCGCGAGATTTTGAACAAAAAAGTCGGTCAGGAGGTGAAACTCGATCTGGTCCGGGGCGGACAGGAAATGGTCGTTGCGGTGAAGACTGGAGAGCAGCCTTCTCGGATGATTCAGGCCTCGAACCGGATATCGCCTCAGATCACTGTATTGCCGGACCCTGTGCCACCCGGCATTCCGCCGAGCGTGCTTAATCCGCAGCCAGACGAGCAGACGCCGGTGAGGCCTCCGGCCCCCAGGAAAAAGGAAATCAAGCCTCAGCCGGAAAACCTGCACGGAATGGTGCTTTCCGATGCCGGCGGGCGGATGGGACGTTCCGGGGGGGCATTGGTAAAAGATGTGGTGGAAGACAGTTCTGCGGCAACCGCCGGGCTTCTCTCCGGCGATATTATTACAGAAGCCGCGGGCAAACCGGTGCATGGCGCAGGTGAGCTCTCCTCGATCCTGAGCCAGGCCGATATGTCTCGCGGAGTCATGATGATGGTCGAAAGACGCAATCAACAAACATTCGTAATCCTGAAACCCTGA
- a CDS encoding helix-turn-helix transcriptional regulator, with translation MQRLLAQIGRTQRLNAINVLKRSAGLTVRELAGELGMSYMGAKQICLDLEKDGFLQTFRRHHGVGRPEILYSLTEKAQALFPQADNAVVLSLLDQARKLFGAGTPEKLLFLHYQKLAEGYVSKLGDITDPMERAQKFARIRDQEGYIANVLEEPLRIVERHHPLKGVVDSYPEIAAMEKDLFQKVLRQSVTREQTGSGAGMQTVYVLS, from the coding sequence ATGCAACGCCTGTTAGCTCAGATCGGTCGGACGCAACGACTCAACGCGATCAATGTGTTGAAACGGAGTGCGGGGTTGACCGTCCGGGAGCTCGCAGGGGAGTTGGGGATGAGCTACATGGGAGCCAAGCAGATCTGTCTGGATCTGGAAAAAGACGGTTTCCTTCAGACTTTTCGGCGCCACCATGGGGTGGGACGGCCGGAGATATTGTACAGCCTTACGGAAAAAGCGCAGGCGCTGTTTCCGCAGGCGGACAATGCCGTGGTGCTTTCCCTGCTCGATCAGGCACGAAAGCTCTTTGGAGCGGGGACTCCCGAGAAGCTTCTCTTTCTCCATTACCAGAAGCTGGCCGAGGGTTATGTCTCCAAGCTGGGGGATATCACTGATCCCATGGAGCGAGCGCAAAAATTTGCCAGGATTCGCGATCAAGAGGGCTACATCGCCAACGTGCTTGAGGAGCCGCTTCGTATTGTGGAGAGACACCATCCCCTAAAGGGGGTGGTCGATTCCTATCCCGAGATCGCAGCGATGGAGAAGGACCTGTTTCAGAAGGTTCTTCGCCAGTCTGTCACACGGGAGCAAACCGGGTCGGGGGCAGGTATGCAAACCGTGTATGTCCTGAGTTGA
- a CDS encoding NADPH-dependent FMN reductase, translating into MSKIAIISGTNRPGSNTFKIVTHLDAIYRSLGEPTVIVDLAALPPEVFLPASYANKPSGFTPFSEAILSSSGVHVVTPEYNGGFPGVLKYFIDMLPFPESFERRPVCFTGVAAGMWGALRPVEHLQAIFGYRNAYLYPERVFMPSIGSHVTPEGRLGNEDLLGRLRTQAEGFVKFVHALKPNS; encoded by the coding sequence ATGTCCAAAATCGCCATTATCTCAGGCACGAACCGTCCGGGCAGCAACACCTTTAAAATCGTCACTCACCTCGATGCGATTTATCGCAGTCTGGGAGAGCCAACAGTGATCGTGGACCTGGCTGCTCTGCCGCCGGAGGTTTTTCTCCCGGCGAGCTATGCGAATAAACCGTCCGGGTTTACTCCATTCAGCGAGGCGATTCTTTCCAGCTCAGGCGTGCATGTTGTTACGCCGGAGTACAATGGCGGGTTTCCTGGTGTGCTGAAGTACTTCATCGACATGCTGCCCTTCCCGGAGAGCTTTGAGAGGCGCCCTGTCTGCTTTACGGGTGTGGCGGCAGGAATGTGGGGTGCTTTGCGGCCTGTCGAGCATCTGCAGGCCATCTTTGGGTATCGCAATGCGTATCTATACCCGGAGCGGGTCTTTATGCCCTCGATCGGGTCCCATGTGACACCGGAAGGTCGTTTGGGCAATGAAGATCTGCTGGGCCGTCTGCGGACACAGGCGGAGGGGTTCGTGAAATTTGTCCACGCTTTGAAGCCCAATTCCTAA
- the tkt gene encoding transketolase, with product MSLNIPALEIAARDARGLAMDAVAACKSGHLGLPLGAAEIGAVLYGHALSINPDEPRWLNRDRFILSAGHGSMFLYSWLHLAGFGVSLEDVKSFRKLHSITPGHPEFHETPGVESTTGPLGQGVSNGLGYAISAKMCEAHFNTGEHKIFDHHVVVLAGDGCLQEGVAQEASALAAHLGLDNLILFYDSNNVTLDALAPVSQSEDTAAKYRAYGWDVYEIDGHNFLEILETFEKAKAATSGKPQFIVAKTLIGKGIPEVSGTNKAHGEAGVKFIAEARKGLGLPEGSFFVAEETRTYFAQLKETRKAAYNEWVKTYEAWREGNKDLAAQLDAALEGKTPDLLSVIPEFDPASNIATRKAGSDVLQPIAQAMPLVISGSADLHGSTLNYIKDGGDFSRQNREGRNLHFGIREHAMCGLLNGIAYDGIFRPSGATFLVFSDYGRPSIRVAALSKLPVVYIFTHDSVGVGEDGPTHEPVETVAALRAIPGLDVIRPADPEETAGAFAAAFENLHGPTMLILSRQNLPTLNEIPVKTRREGVLKGGYIARKETAELEYILLSTGSELQHALKAADELGAGTRVVSLPSFSRFDAQSDEYKESVLPKAVRKRVSIEAGISQPWFKYVGLDGKTVAIDRFGLSAPGATVMELLGMTAAKVVEAAKSL from the coding sequence ATGAGTCTGAATATCCCCGCCCTTGAAATCGCCGCACGTGACGCCAGAGGTCTTGCCATGGATGCCGTGGCGGCCTGTAAATCTGGTCACCTCGGTCTTCCTCTCGGGGCTGCTGAGATCGGCGCCGTTCTCTATGGCCACGCCTTGAGCATCAATCCCGATGAGCCGCGCTGGCTGAATCGAGATCGCTTCATTCTCTCCGCTGGCCACGGCAGCATGTTCCTTTATTCCTGGCTGCATCTCGCCGGTTTCGGCGTGTCGCTCGAGGACGTGAAGAGCTTCCGCAAGTTGCACAGCATCACGCCCGGCCATCCCGAGTTTCATGAAACTCCGGGTGTCGAGTCGACCACCGGCCCGCTCGGGCAGGGTGTGTCGAATGGTCTCGGCTATGCCATTTCAGCGAAGATGTGCGAGGCGCATTTCAACACCGGCGAGCACAAGATTTTCGATCATCATGTCGTTGTTCTCGCGGGTGACGGCTGCTTGCAGGAAGGTGTGGCGCAGGAAGCCTCGGCTCTCGCCGCGCACCTCGGCCTCGACAACCTGATTCTTTTCTACGATTCCAACAACGTCACGCTGGATGCGCTCGCCCCGGTGTCGCAGAGCGAAGACACCGCTGCCAAATACCGTGCATATGGGTGGGACGTCTATGAGATCGACGGCCACAATTTCCTGGAGATCCTCGAGACTTTCGAAAAAGCCAAGGCAGCCACGAGCGGCAAGCCGCAGTTCATCGTGGCCAAGACGCTCATCGGTAAGGGCATCCCGGAGGTTTCCGGTACGAACAAGGCGCACGGCGAGGCTGGCGTGAAGTTCATTGCCGAAGCCCGCAAGGGACTCGGACTGCCGGAGGGCAGCTTCTTCGTCGCCGAAGAGACCCGCACCTATTTCGCCCAACTCAAGGAAACCCGCAAGGCGGCCTACAACGAATGGGTGAAGACCTACGAAGCCTGGCGCGAAGGCAACAAGGATCTCGCTGCCCAGCTCGACGCCGCGCTGGAAGGCAAGACCCCTGACCTCCTCTCGGTTATTCCCGAGTTTGATCCGGCTTCGAACATTGCCACGCGCAAGGCGGGCAGCGACGTGCTCCAGCCAATTGCTCAGGCGATGCCACTCGTCATCTCCGGCAGCGCCGACCTTCATGGCTCGACCTTGAACTACATCAAGGACGGCGGGGACTTCAGCCGCCAGAATCGCGAAGGCCGTAACCTGCATTTCGGCATCCGCGAGCACGCCATGTGCGGTCTGCTCAACGGCATCGCCTACGACGGCATCTTCCGTCCGAGCGGTGCAACCTTCCTCGTTTTCAGCGATTACGGTCGTCCGTCGATCCGTGTCGCAGCGCTGTCGAAGCTCCCGGTTGTCTACATCTTCACGCACGACTCGGTCGGCGTGGGTGAGGACGGACCGACCCACGAGCCGGTTGAGACTGTCGCCGCCCTGCGTGCCATCCCTGGCCTTGACGTCATCCGTCCGGCTGATCCGGAGGAAACCGCCGGTGCCTTTGCTGCGGCCTTTGAGAATCTCCATGGCCCGACGATGCTGATCCTCTCTCGCCAGAATCTGCCGACGCTCAACGAGATCCCGGTCAAAACACGCCGTGAAGGCGTGCTCAAGGGCGGTTATATCGCCCGCAAGGAGACCGCTGAGCTCGAGTACATCCTTCTTTCCACAGGTAGTGAGCTACAACACGCCCTCAAGGCGGCTGATGAACTCGGCGCCGGCACTCGAGTGGTGTCTCTCCCGTCGTTCTCTCGCTTCGATGCACAGAGTGACGAGTACAAGGAGAGCGTGCTACCTAAGGCCGTTCGCAAGCGCGTTTCGATCGAGGCAGGTATTTCCCAGCCCTGGTTCAAGTACGTCGGCTTGGACGGCAAGACGGTCGCCATCGATCGCTTCGGACTCAGCGCCCCGGGCGCGACGGTGATGGAGTTGCTCGGCATGACTGCGGCCAAGGTCGTCGAGGCGGCCAAGTCGCTGTAG
- a CDS encoding phosphoadenylyl-sulfate reductase → MSLAGFDLEELRRQSAEFENAALPEILRWCWDIFGEKAAIGTSFQGAGLVAMDVAYSQGCRFPVFTIDTGLLFPETLELKAKIEARLGITIESLVPEQTLDQQASELGPELWNHKPDLCCTLRKVVPLQAKLSTLEVWITGLRRQQSDVRQKTQIIEVYNFDVLRDRHIIKLNPMANWSRDAVQAYMREHGIPSNALTARGYRSIGCIPCTRPISEGQDERAGRWTGFDKTECGIHTFLGESI, encoded by the coding sequence ATGTCGTTAGCTGGTTTCGATCTGGAAGAACTCCGTAGACAATCTGCGGAGTTCGAAAATGCTGCGTTGCCTGAGATTCTCCGCTGGTGCTGGGATATTTTCGGCGAAAAGGCGGCGATCGGAACGAGTTTTCAGGGAGCTGGCTTGGTTGCGATGGATGTTGCCTATTCCCAGGGCTGCCGCTTTCCGGTTTTCACCATCGATACGGGACTTTTGTTCCCAGAAACATTGGAGCTGAAAGCGAAGATCGAAGCCCGCCTGGGAATCACCATCGAGTCACTGGTACCCGAACAAACTCTCGATCAACAAGCGTCGGAACTTGGCCCGGAGCTTTGGAATCACAAGCCAGATCTCTGCTGCACACTGCGCAAGGTGGTTCCGCTGCAGGCCAAGCTTTCCACCTTGGAGGTTTGGATCACCGGCCTGCGTCGCCAGCAGTCGGACGTCCGACAAAAGACGCAAATTATTGAAGTTTACAATTTTGACGTCCTCCGCGATCGGCACATCATCAAGCTCAACCCGATGGCAAACTGGAGCCGCGATGCTGTACAGGCCTATATGCGCGAGCATGGGATACCCTCGAACGCACTGACGGCACGAGGGTATCGCTCGATCGGCTGCATTCCCTGCACCCGGCCCATATCTGAGGGGCAGGATGAACGCGCAGGGCGGTGGACCGGATTTGACAAAACCGAGTGCGGTATCCACACCTTCTTGGGCGAGTCGATCTAG